A single genomic interval of Labrus mixtus chromosome 6, fLabMix1.1, whole genome shotgun sequence harbors:
- the rab23 gene encoding ras-related protein Rab-23: MLEEDMEVAIKVVVVGNGAVGKSSMIQRYCKGIFTKDYKKTIGVDFLERQIVVNDEEIRLMLWDTAGQEEFDAITKAYYRGAQACVLVFSTTDRDSFQAIDSWREKVEAEVGDIPTVLVQNKIDLLEETVIKNEEAEGLAKRLKLRFYRASVKEDLNVNEVFKYLAEKYLQRLKQQTAEETEVVHTTSNKIGVFNTSSNVCNQSSSNGREVITLRPNKQRTKKSKNPFGSCSLV, translated from the exons ATGTTGGAGGAGGACATGGAAGTGGCCATCAAGGTGGTCGTGGTCGGCAATGGAGCTGTCGGCAAGTCCAGTATGATCCAACGCTACTGCAAGGGCATCTTCACTAAGGACTACAAAAAGACCATTGGAGTGGATTTTCTGGAAAGGCAGATAGT TGTAAATGATGAAGAGATACGACTAATGCTGTGGGACACCGCTGGGCAGGAGGAGTTTGACGCTATCACCAAGGCCTACTACCGCG GGGCCCAGGCGTGTGTTCTAGTTTTCTCTACCACAGACAGGGATTCATTTCAGGCTATCGACAGCTGGAGGGAGAAGGTGGAGGCAGAGGTGGGAGATATTCCTACAGTTCTAGTGCAGAACAAAATTGACCTCCTTGAGGAAACTGTAATAAAAAA CGAGGAGGCTGAAGGTTTGGCAAAAAGGCTGAAGCTGAGATTTTATCGAGCGTCAGTGAAAGAGGATCTTAATGTCAACGAAG tttttaaataCTTGGCTGAGAAGTATCTCCAGAGACtcaaacagcaaacagcagaggagacagaggtaGTGCATACAACAAGCAATAAAATAG gtgtTTTTAATACAAGTAGTAATGTCTGCAACCAGAGCTCCAGCAACGGCAGAGAGGTGATCACTCTGcgaccaaacaaacaaaggaccAAGAAGAGTAAAAATCCTTTTGGAAGCTGCAGTCTTGTCTAA